The following are encoded together in the Mycobacteriales bacterium genome:
- a CDS encoding phosphotransferase family protein, which translates to MILAAVDADRLRAWLLDALDVSGDSFAVEVISGGRSNLTLGVQVGGRHLVVRRPPLGHFLPTAHDMSREYRVYRALHATPVPVPEAFAMCEDPSVIGAPFYVMQRMYGVVPHEPAALAHVDPDANARTAAHFVEVLAAVHGTDVDAVGLGDLGRRSGYLERQVRRWVEQWQRAKDRDEPVIDALAESLQHAMPVQGETTLVHGDYRLGNVMLDAADTGRVVAVFDWEMATLGDPMSDLGYTLLWWGTVDRAAIHPSQQIADLPGFPSAQELAARYATVSGRDVTDVPWHMALAAFKLAVIGEGQRATMRRAGQEVPATSGQPLAEWALDLLVKQGSRR; encoded by the coding sequence GTGATTCTCGCCGCCGTCGACGCGGATCGTCTGCGCGCCTGGCTGCTCGATGCGCTCGATGTCAGCGGCGATTCCTTTGCCGTCGAGGTCATTTCCGGCGGACGGTCCAACCTCACGTTGGGCGTGCAGGTCGGCGGCCGTCATCTCGTCGTACGCCGTCCGCCGTTGGGTCACTTCTTGCCGACCGCGCACGACATGTCGCGGGAGTACCGCGTCTACCGCGCACTGCATGCGACGCCGGTGCCCGTGCCGGAGGCGTTCGCAATGTGCGAGGACCCGTCGGTGATCGGTGCGCCGTTCTACGTGATGCAGCGGATGTACGGCGTCGTGCCGCACGAGCCCGCCGCCCTTGCCCACGTCGATCCTGACGCGAATGCGCGAACCGCCGCGCATTTCGTCGAGGTGCTTGCAGCCGTTCACGGCACCGACGTCGACGCCGTGGGGCTGGGCGACCTGGGTCGCAGGTCGGGCTACCTCGAGCGGCAGGTGCGCCGCTGGGTCGAGCAGTGGCAGCGGGCCAAGGACCGCGACGAGCCGGTGATCGACGCGCTCGCGGAATCGCTGCAGCACGCGATGCCCGTGCAGGGCGAGACCACCTTGGTGCACGGTGACTACCGCCTCGGCAACGTCATGTTGGATGCCGCGGACACGGGCCGCGTCGTCGCGGTGTTCGACTGGGAGATGGCGACGCTCGGCGACCCGATGAGTGATCTCGGCTACACACTGCTCTGGTGGGGCACGGTCGACCGCGCAGCGATCCACCCCAGCCAGCAGATCGCCGACCTGCCTGGGTTTCCGTCTGCGCAAGAGCTCGCCGCTCGTTACGCGACGGTGTCCGGGCGCGACGTGACGGACGTGCCGTGGCACATGGCGCTGGCGGCGTTCAAGCTCGCGGTGATCGGTGAGGGCCAGCGGGCCACGATGCGTCGCGCCGGACAGGAGGTCCCGGCGACGTCGGGCCAGCCGTTGGCGGAGTGGGCGCTGGATCTGCTGGTCAAGCAGGGATCGCGCCGGTGA
- a CDS encoding septum formation family protein: protein MGVQHRSRRPGGRRTAAVTTGVLLATAVSGCSLFGGGSGPGRDVSVFKLKPGDCLLPQTAVKEQLSDVQVVPCNEPHTQEAYAIVRYDRPASATSSGATAADPNAYPGAGVLKQFADGACAQHYGSYVGIDYPDSSLFFAYLLPSARGWQQKDDRSVVCFVTTAGASLTSSVKGSRR from the coding sequence GTGGGTGTGCAGCACCGGAGCAGGCGGCCCGGCGGGCGGCGTACGGCCGCGGTGACCACCGGAGTGCTGCTCGCCACTGCGGTGTCCGGCTGCTCGCTGTTCGGCGGCGGCAGCGGTCCCGGCCGCGACGTCTCGGTGTTCAAGCTCAAGCCGGGTGACTGCCTGCTGCCCCAGACCGCGGTGAAGGAGCAGCTGTCCGACGTGCAGGTCGTGCCGTGCAACGAGCCGCACACGCAGGAGGCCTACGCGATCGTGCGCTACGACCGGCCGGCCAGCGCGACCAGCAGCGGCGCGACCGCGGCGGACCCCAACGCCTATCCGGGTGCCGGCGTGCTCAAGCAGTTCGCCGACGGCGCTTGCGCGCAGCACTACGGGTCCTACGTCGGGATCGACTACCCCGACTCGTCACTGTTCTTCGCCTACCTGCTGCCGTCGGCCCGCGGCTGGCAGCAGAAGGACGACCGCAGCGTCGTCTGCTTCGTCACGACCGCCGGCGCGTCGCTGACGTCGTCGGTCAAGGGGTCGCGGCGCTAG
- a CDS encoding alpha/beta hydrolase: MRRAAPEILLRNDAGEQEAVMVQAREEQLQGHAGTLHVSVWDNPDADRVVLLAHGYGEHIARYQHVADALVAGGSAVYGPDHVGHGRSAGDRVVVHDFERVVDDLHQVAELAQSEHPGLPVVLVGHSMGGMIAARYAQRYGDELAGLVLSGPAIGEMAVAALLDFDPIPEIAIDVDTLSRDPKVGADYAADPLVWHGAFKRPTVEAMLAAKQRIDEGPGFGDLPLLYVHGGDDQLVPLDATRPTVQRLAGSDVTERIYDGARHEVFNETNKDEVIGEVVAFVERVTSG, encoded by the coding sequence GTGCGCCGAGCGGCACCCGAGATACTGCTGCGCAACGACGCCGGCGAGCAGGAGGCAGTGATGGTGCAGGCACGCGAGGAGCAGCTGCAGGGACATGCCGGCACACTTCACGTCAGTGTCTGGGACAACCCCGACGCCGACCGCGTGGTGCTGCTCGCGCACGGCTACGGCGAGCACATCGCCCGCTACCAGCACGTCGCCGATGCCCTGGTCGCCGGTGGGTCGGCCGTCTACGGACCCGACCACGTCGGGCACGGCCGGTCCGCCGGCGACCGCGTCGTGGTTCACGACTTCGAGCGCGTGGTCGACGACCTGCACCAGGTGGCCGAGCTGGCGCAGAGCGAGCACCCCGGCCTACCGGTCGTCCTCGTCGGCCACTCGATGGGCGGGATGATCGCCGCCCGCTACGCGCAGCGCTACGGCGACGAGCTGGCCGGCCTCGTCCTGTCCGGCCCGGCGATCGGGGAGATGGCCGTGGCCGCGCTGCTCGACTTCGACCCGATCCCGGAGATCGCGATCGACGTCGACACGCTGTCCCGCGACCCCAAGGTGGGCGCCGACTACGCCGCCGACCCGCTGGTGTGGCACGGCGCGTTCAAGCGTCCGACGGTCGAGGCGATGCTGGCGGCCAAGCAGCGGATCGACGAGGGTCCCGGCTTCGGCGACCTGCCGCTGCTCTACGTCCACGGCGGCGACGACCAGCTGGTCCCGCTCGACGCGACCCGACCGACCGTGCAGCGGCTGGCGGGGAGCGACGTCACCGAACGGATCTACGACGGCGCGCGCCACGAGGTCTTCAACGAGACCAACAAGGACGAGGTCATCGGCGAGGTCGTGGCGTTCGTCGAACGGGTCACGAGCGGCTGA
- the bldC gene encoding developmental transcriptional regulator BldC: MSARTPDAEPLLTPAEVATMFRVDPKTVTRWAKAGKLTSIRTLGGHRRYRESEVRALLAGIPSQSRAD, from the coding sequence ATGAGCGCGCGTACGCCGGACGCAGAGCCGCTGCTCACGCCCGCCGAGGTCGCCACCATGTTCCGCGTCGACCCGAAGACGGTGACGCGTTGGGCCAAGGCCGGCAAGCTCACCTCGATCCGCACGCTGGGCGGTCACCGCCGTTACCGCGAGAGCGAGGTGCGGGCGTTGCTGGCCGGCATCCCGTCGCAGTCGCGGGCCGACTGA
- a CDS encoding Glu/Leu/Phe/Val dehydrogenase dimerization domain-containing protein, which translates to MSVFARTSGHEQVVYCEDAGSGLRAIIAIYSTRLGPALGGTRFYPYGSEDDALADVLNLSKAMAYKAACAGLDLGGGKAVIIGDPATDKTEQLLRAYGRFVQSLGGRYYTACDVGTYVDDMDVVARECDFVTGRSPAHGGAGDSSILTAYGVFQGMRAAAERVWGTPTLRGRRVGIEGVGKVGSHLVGHLRDDGASVVVADVSQAAVDAVRRSHPQVDVVAPGELPGAEIDVYAPCALGGALDDDTVPALRAKIVCGAANNQLAHAGVEKLLAGRGILYAPDYVVNAGGLIQVADEIEGYSEPRARAKAGEIFATTSRVFALADADGIPPALAADRLAERRMEQVGRLGQIRTPRRRRR; encoded by the coding sequence GTGAGCGTCTTCGCCCGCACCTCCGGCCACGAGCAGGTCGTCTACTGCGAAGACGCGGGCAGCGGGCTGCGGGCCATCATCGCGATCTACTCGACGCGGCTGGGTCCGGCGCTCGGCGGCACCCGCTTCTACCCCTACGGGTCCGAGGACGATGCGCTTGCCGACGTGCTCAACCTGTCGAAGGCGATGGCCTACAAGGCGGCCTGCGCCGGCCTCGACCTCGGTGGCGGCAAGGCCGTGATCATCGGTGACCCGGCCACCGACAAGACCGAGCAGCTGCTGCGCGCCTACGGCCGGTTCGTGCAGTCGCTCGGCGGCCGCTACTACACGGCCTGCGACGTCGGCACCTACGTCGACGACATGGACGTGGTGGCCCGCGAGTGCGACTTCGTCACGGGCCGCTCGCCGGCGCACGGCGGGGCCGGCGACTCCTCGATCCTCACGGCCTACGGCGTCTTCCAGGGCATGCGCGCCGCCGCCGAGCGGGTGTGGGGCACGCCGACGCTGCGCGGCCGGCGGGTCGGCATCGAGGGGGTCGGCAAGGTGGGCAGCCACCTGGTCGGCCACCTGCGCGACGACGGTGCCTCCGTCGTGGTCGCCGACGTGTCGCAGGCGGCGGTCGACGCCGTACGCCGCAGTCATCCCCAGGTCGACGTCGTGGCCCCTGGCGAGCTGCCCGGCGCGGAGATCGACGTCTACGCCCCGTGCGCCCTCGGCGGCGCCCTGGACGACGACACGGTCCCGGCCCTGCGGGCGAAGATCGTGTGCGGCGCGGCCAACAACCAGCTCGCGCATGCCGGCGTGGAGAAGCTGCTCGCGGGGCGGGGGATCCTCTACGCCCCCGACTACGTGGTCAACGCGGGCGGGCTGATCCAGGTCGCCGACGAGATCGAGGGCTACTCGGAACCCCGGGCTCGCGCGAAGGCCGGCGAGATCTTCGCCACCACCAGCCGGGTGTTCGCCCTCGCCGACGCCGACGGCATCCCGCCCGCGCTCGCCGCCGACCGGCTCGCCGAACGGCGCATGGAGCAGGTCGGCCGGCTCGGGCAGATCCGCACGCCCAGGCGGCGACGCCGCTGA
- a CDS encoding DUF3073 domain-containing protein — MGRGRAKAKQTKVARKLKYSSGGTDLERLQAELAGSPPSVDEAEPEADADDDFDDPYADLYDDDYDEGDAAR, encoded by the coding sequence ATGGGGCGCGGCCGGGCCAAGGCGAAGCAGACCAAGGTCGCTCGCAAGCTGAAGTACAGCTCCGGCGGCACCGACCTCGAGCGGCTGCAGGCCGAGCTGGCGGGCAGCCCGCCCTCCGTCGACGAGGCCGAGCCGGAGGCGGACGCCGACGACGACTTCGACGACCCCTACGCCGACCTGTACGACGACGACTACGACGAGGGCGACGCAGCCCGCTAG
- the purM gene encoding phosphoribosylformylglycinamidine cyclo-ligase yields the protein MTGDGATYAAAGVDIEAGDRAVALMKESVARAGRPEVLGGLGGFAGLFRLDLQRWRQPVLATSTDGVGTKIAIARALDRHDTIGIDLVGMVVDDLVVCGAEPLFLTDYIACGKVVPERIAAIVSGVAEGCRQAGCALIGGETAEHPGLMGDDDYDVAGAGVGVVEADRILGPERVRAGDAVIAMASSGLHSNGYSLARHVLLDLARLPLDGPVVALDGQRLGDALLTPTRIYALDCLALLDAAEVHGFAHVTGGGLAANLARVLPDGVEAVVDRSTWEVPAIFRLIAEHGGVAAEEMERTFNQGVGMLALVARADADRAVEQLQRRGVPAWVAGELRAVDGPASARLEGAQAS from the coding sequence GTGACCGGCGACGGCGCGACCTACGCCGCGGCCGGCGTCGACATCGAGGCGGGCGACCGCGCGGTCGCGCTGATGAAGGAGTCGGTCGCGCGGGCCGGACGCCCGGAGGTGCTCGGCGGCCTCGGCGGTTTCGCCGGGCTGTTCCGGCTCGACCTGCAGCGCTGGAGGCAGCCGGTGCTCGCGACGTCGACCGACGGCGTCGGCACCAAGATCGCGATTGCCCGGGCCCTCGACCGGCACGACACCATCGGCATCGACCTCGTCGGCATGGTCGTCGACGATCTCGTCGTCTGCGGCGCCGAGCCGTTGTTCCTCACCGACTACATCGCGTGCGGCAAGGTCGTGCCCGAGCGGATCGCCGCGATCGTCTCCGGCGTCGCCGAGGGCTGCCGGCAGGCCGGTTGCGCGCTGATCGGCGGCGAGACGGCCGAGCACCCTGGGCTGATGGGCGACGACGACTACGACGTCGCGGGTGCGGGCGTGGGCGTCGTCGAGGCCGACCGCATCCTCGGGCCCGAGCGGGTCCGTGCCGGTGACGCGGTCATCGCGATGGCGTCGTCCGGGTTGCACTCCAACGGCTACTCCCTGGCCCGCCACGTGCTGCTCGACCTGGCCCGGCTGCCGCTCGACGGCCCGGTCGTCGCGCTGGACGGCCAGCGGCTCGGCGACGCGCTGCTCACCCCCACCCGCATCTACGCGCTCGACTGCCTCGCGCTGCTCGACGCGGCGGAGGTGCACGGGTTCGCACACGTCACCGGCGGCGGGCTCGCCGCCAACCTGGCGCGCGTGCTCCCCGACGGGGTCGAGGCGGTCGTCGACCGGTCGACGTGGGAGGTACCGGCGATCTTCCGGCTGATCGCGGAGCACGGCGGTGTGGCCGCCGAGGAGATGGAGCGCACGTTCAACCAGGGTGTCGGGATGCTCGCGCTGGTCGCGCGAGCCGACGCCGACCGGGCGGTCGAGCAGTTGCAGCGGCGCGGGGTGCCCGCCTGGGTGGCCGGAGAGCTGCGTGCCGTCGACGGACCGGCGAGCGCGCGCCTCGAGGGTGCGCAGGCGTCCTAG
- the purF gene encoding amidophosphoribosyltransferase, protein MLGAPADEQPPRDACGVFGVWAPGEDVAKLTYYGLYALQHRGQEAAGMAVSDGVHVVVYKELGLVAQVFDEPTLNTLTGHLAIGHCRYSTTGSCTWENAQPSYRPGRAGGIALGHNGNLTNTAELAERVRERGDDRGAIGATNDSDLVTALLSSYPDLSLEAAALEVLPTLAGAFSLVFMDETTLYAARDRHGVRPLVLGRLERGWVVASETAALDIVGASFVREVEPGELLVVDEAGLRSSRWAQPTPKSCIFEYVYLARPDTAIAGRSVHATRVEVGRRLAQEWPAEADIVIPVPESGTPAAVGYAQASGIPYAVGLVKNAYVGRTFIQPSQTIRQLGIRLKLNPLRDVIEGQRLVVVDDSIVRGNTQRALVRMLREAGAREVHVRISSPPVSWPCFYGIDFASRAELIAGALSVDEICASIGADSLGYISLGGLTEATTLPAESLCRACFDGHYPIELPAPERIGKHLLEGLESLERGVAASRGSLDPSPDQFETLAPGGGAPDALTRP, encoded by the coding sequence TTGCTCGGCGCGCCTGCCGACGAGCAGCCGCCGCGTGACGCGTGCGGCGTGTTCGGTGTCTGGGCGCCCGGCGAGGACGTCGCGAAGCTCACCTACTACGGGCTCTACGCCCTGCAGCACCGCGGCCAGGAGGCCGCGGGCATGGCGGTCAGCGACGGCGTGCACGTCGTCGTCTACAAGGAGCTCGGCCTGGTCGCGCAGGTCTTCGACGAGCCGACCCTCAACACGCTGACCGGTCACCTGGCGATCGGCCACTGCCGCTACTCGACCACCGGTTCGTGCACCTGGGAGAACGCCCAGCCGTCCTACCGGCCGGGCCGCGCCGGTGGCATCGCGCTCGGCCACAACGGCAACCTCACCAACACCGCCGAGCTCGCCGAGCGGGTCCGCGAACGCGGTGACGACCGCGGGGCGATCGGCGCGACGAACGACTCCGACCTGGTGACGGCGCTGCTGTCGTCGTACCCCGACCTCTCGCTGGAGGCGGCGGCGCTCGAGGTGCTGCCGACCCTGGCAGGCGCGTTCTCGCTGGTGTTCATGGACGAGACGACGCTCTACGCGGCTCGCGACCGGCACGGCGTGCGGCCCCTCGTGCTCGGCCGGCTGGAGCGCGGCTGGGTCGTCGCGAGCGAGACGGCGGCGCTCGACATCGTCGGTGCGTCGTTCGTCCGCGAGGTGGAGCCGGGCGAGCTGCTCGTCGTCGACGAGGCCGGGCTGCGCTCGTCGCGGTGGGCGCAGCCGACGCCCAAGTCGTGCATCTTCGAGTACGTCTACCTCGCCCGGCCCGACACCGCGATCGCCGGCCGCAGCGTTCACGCGACCCGCGTCGAGGTGGGCCGCCGCCTGGCGCAGGAGTGGCCCGCTGAGGCCGACATCGTCATCCCGGTGCCCGAGTCGGGCACGCCGGCCGCGGTCGGCTACGCGCAGGCGAGCGGCATCCCCTACGCCGTCGGGCTGGTGAAGAACGCCTACGTGGGGCGCACGTTCATCCAGCCGTCGCAGACCATCCGCCAGCTCGGCATCCGGCTCAAGCTCAACCCGTTGCGCGATGTCATCGAGGGGCAGCGGCTGGTTGTCGTCGACGACTCGATCGTGCGCGGCAACACCCAGCGGGCGCTGGTGCGGATGCTGCGCGAGGCGGGGGCGCGCGAGGTGCACGTGCGGATCTCCAGCCCGCCCGTCTCGTGGCCGTGCTTCTACGGCATCGACTTCGCCAGCCGCGCGGAGCTCATCGCGGGAGCCCTCAGCGTCGACGAGATCTGCGCGTCGATCGGCGCCGACTCGCTCGGCTACATCTCCCTCGGCGGCCTGACCGAGGCGACGACGTTGCCGGCAGAGAGCCTGTGCCGGGCCTGCTTCGACGGGCACTACCCGATCGAGCTGCCCGCACCCGAGCGCATCGGCAAGCACCTGCTCGAGGGTCTCGAGAGCCTCGAGCGCGGCGTGGCCGCGAGCCGCGGCAGCCTCGACCCGAGTCCCGACCAGTTCGAGACCCTGGCACCCGGCGGCGGCGCTCCCGACGCGCTGACCCGCCCGTGA
- a CDS encoding DUF2630 family protein, with protein MEDKDILQRIRLLVGEEHQLRSRYAEGSPLSDDELLRLQDLEERLDLCWDLLRQRRARREWGQDPESAHERPVREVEAYLQ; from the coding sequence ATGGAGGACAAGGACATCCTGCAGCGGATCAGGTTGCTCGTCGGCGAGGAGCACCAGCTGCGCAGCCGCTACGCGGAAGGCAGCCCGCTCAGCGACGACGAGCTGCTGCGCCTGCAGGACCTCGAGGAGCGGCTCGACCTGTGCTGGGACCTGCTGCGCCAACGTCGCGCTCGCCGCGAGTGGGGGCAGGACCCCGAGTCGGCCCACGAACGTCCGGTGCGCGAGGTCGAGGCCTACCTGCAGTAG